A single window of Oncorhynchus keta strain PuntledgeMale-10-30-2019 chromosome 34, Oket_V2, whole genome shotgun sequence DNA harbors:
- the LOC118366988 gene encoding ly6/PLAUR domain-containing protein 6B-like, with translation MMSFSMALHLTAVIQLLALVAICDQVTADRINFYNVKPPVEATPFPNSFKCFTCEQAADNYNCNRWAEDKWCPQNTQFCMTVHHFTSHGKTKFVTKKCAAREVCHASGCRHHRDMGHTECVSCCEGMICNVEVPTNHTNAVFAMRQQAYNSAPPQAPVRTAWGCCWMTLLTTLGLGLTRLVLL, from the exons ATGATGTCATTCTCCATGGCCCTGCACCTCACCGCTGTTATCCAACTCCTGGCGCTGGTGGCCATATGTGACCAGGTTACAGCTGATCGCATCAACTTCTACAACGTCAAACCACCTGTGGAAG CCACTCCATTCCCTAACAGCTTCAAGTGCTTCACCTGCGAGCAAGCTGCAGACAACTACAACTGTAACCGCTGGGCTGAGGACAAGTGGTGTCCACAGA ATACACAGTTCTGTATGACAGTGCACCACTTCACCAGTCATGGCAAGACCAAGTTTGTGACCAAAAAGTGCGCTGCCAGGGAGGTGTGTCACGCTTCAGGCTGTAGACATCACAGGGACATGGGTCACACA GAGTGTGTGTCGTGCTGTGAGGGTATGATCTGCAACGTAGAGGTCCCCACCAACCACACCAATGCTGTGTTTGCCATGAGGCAGCAGGCTTACAACTCAGCCCCACCCCAGGCCCCTGTGAGGACAGCGTGGGGCTGCTGCTGGATGACATTACTCACCACCCTGGGCCTGGGGTTGACCAGACTGGTCCTACTGTGA